Proteins co-encoded in one Arachis hypogaea cultivar Tifrunner chromosome 13, arahy.Tifrunner.gnm2.J5K5, whole genome shotgun sequence genomic window:
- the LOC140178219 gene encoding B3 domain-containing transcription factor VRN1-like — translation MDSFNFQRNKNSLSTAIRFFKIILRKSLDDGYLKIPNKFCRKYGGDMPNPVQLQPPDGTEWRIDWTNRDGEILFEKGWKEFATFYTLENGHVLWFEYNGTSNIKVNIFDMSALEIDYPSNGRIGDDNSVEILDEPPPRRGRGRPKKKVIAEPKQSCASTSKIMKSAIKTKDIDKNPNTQNLKLHVENEKDGQSEETADLKLPIVQRAIPDMDVIREAKKFKSKNPSFAIKIKQMHQTGSPANLPVCFFRMYFENTKQYAILRVGKKQWHATLIYYPYRKTALISSWRLFLEENNLKAGDVCIFELINRQRPDLQVHIRRSHD, via the exons ATGGATTCCTTTAACTTTCAAAGAAACAAGAATTCTCTTTCTACTGCTATCCGTTTCTTTAAGATTATTCTCAGAAAAAGCCTTGATGATGGATATCTT AAAATACCAAACAAGTTCTGTAGAAAATATGGTGGTGATATGCCAAATCCAGTGCAACTCCAGCCTCCAGATGGCACTGAATGGAGAATAGATTGGACTAATCGTGATGGTGAGATTTTGTTTGAAAAGGGTTGGAAAGAGTTTGCTACATTTTACACTTTGGAGAATGGTCATGTGTTGTGGTTTGAGTACAATGGAACTTCTAACATCAAAGTAAACATATTCGACATGAGTGCCCTCGAAATTGATTATCCTTCCAATGGCCGAATCGGGGATGACAACTCGGTTGAGATTTTGGATGAACCGCCGCCACGAAGGGGCCGGGGCCGGCCGAAGAAAAAAGTGATAGCAGAACCAAAGCAATCATGTGCTTCTACAAGCAAAATAATGAAAAGTGCCATCAAAACTAAAGATATAGATAAAAATCCCAATACACAAAACTTGAAGCTGCATGTCGAGAATGAAAAAGATGGTCAATCTGAAGAGACAGCAGATCTTAAGCTGCCAATAGTTCAACGTGCCATACCAGATATGGATG TTATTAGAGAAGCAAAGAAGTTCAAGTCGAAAAATCCTTCTTTTGCCATAAAGATTAAGCAAATGCACCAAACAGGATCACCAGCA AATCTTCCAGTTTGTTTCTTCAGAATGTACTTCGAGAACACGAAGCAGTATGCAATTCTACGAGTTGGAAAGAAGCAGTGGCATGCAACATTGATCTATTATCCATATAGGAAGACTGCTCTTATCTCTAGTTGGCGCTTGTTCCTTGAAGAAAATAACTTAAAAGCCGGAGATGTTTGTATCTTTGAGCTCATTAACAGACAACGTCCAGATCTTCAGGTTCATATTCGTCGAAGCCATGATTAG